One part of the Ziziphus jujuba cultivar Dongzao chromosome 2, ASM3175591v1 genome encodes these proteins:
- the LOC132800803 gene encoding protein REVEILLE 7-like has translation MTGYQRYQAVQSLCSPYPRKSVDFFKGTSVSNQTERSSSPEEGTKSPISVLSTLGSEAVDAPASYQHSKSSPSSTLCTTDMHSHSLSPLEKENDYTTSNSSAEEGKGSLPILENVLCTKFEPGSKDTLCQRRSC, from the exons ATGACTGGA TATCAAAGATATCAGGCCGTTCAAAGCCTATGCTCTCCTTATCCTCGGAAAtcagttgatttttttaaaggaaCATCAGTATCAAATCAAACTGAAAGGTCTTCATCTCCTGAGGAAGGCACAAAATCTCCCATTTCAGTTTTATCTACTCTTGGTTCAGAAGCTGTGGACGCTCCAGCTTCATATCAGCATAGCAAAAGCTCTCCTTCATCAACTTTATGTACTACTGATATGCATTCTCACAGTTtgtctcctcttgaaaaggagaATGATTACACCACATCAAATTCTTCTGCGGAAGAAGGGAAAGGATCTTTGCCTATCTTGGAGAATGTATTGTGCACG AAATTCGAACCAGGTTCCAAGGATACCTTGTGCCAAAGAAGAAGTTGCTGA
- the LOC125422743 gene encoding rust resistance kinase Lr10, whose amino-acid sequence MSRGFQNRLGEGGYGSVYKGKLRSRSLEAIKMLEKSKANGQDFINEVSISTIKRIHHVNVVQLVCYCVKGSKHALLYNFMSNGSLDKYPFSSEGIDSLDCKTMCEISREVACGIEYLNQRYASLAF is encoded by the coding sequence ATGTCTAGGGGTTTTCAAAACAGATTAGGGGAAGGAGGTTATGGTTCTGTCTATAAAGGAAAGCTTCGTAGTAGAAGTCTAGAAGCAATCAAGATGTTAGAAAAATCTAAAGCCAATGGGCAAGATTTCATCAATGAAGTTTCTATTTCTACCATCAAAAGGATTCACCATGTCAATGTGGTGCAACTAGTTTGTTATTGTGTTAAGGGATCAAAGCATGCtcttttgtataattttatgtCTAATGGATCTCTCGataaatatcctttttcttCAGAAGGAATTGACTCCTTAGATTGCAAGACAATGTGTGAAATTTCTCGTGAAGTGGCTTGTGGTATTGAGTATCTCAATCAAAGATATGCAAGTCTTGCGTTTTGA